The following is a genomic window from Nicotiana tabacum cultivar K326 chromosome 3, ASM71507v2, whole genome shotgun sequence.
CTACAACCCACAGTCACAGGATTCACCCCACTTTTGATATAAACTTGCTTAGACTGCAATAGTACTTTCTACTGTTATCTGACTTAAGTCTTTTTATAGAAGCATTGTATGGAGTTTTAACAGTCTTTGGATACAAAGGAAGACTAAAACTAACCTCATCCTTACAAAAAAGCATCAATAGGAGCAAACGAGGTGTTAAATTCTAAAATTCAACTATCAGAACTTGATAAAAAATTACAACTAACAATGGCTTACTTCAGGTGTTCCAAGTGCAAAggaaaatattatacaaaatttatGTTCCACGGCCTCCTCTAACACGAATGTTAATGGCTCTTGACGCCATGGCCCTCAAATTTGCTCTGGCTAAAGCGAGCGAGCTCCTGTACTGCTCATCAGCAGAACTCCTAGTCCTAAAGGATTCCATGAACTCCTCTCTCTGCATTCTCAGTGCCAATGCAGCATCCTCGTCTTGGCTTGGTAACTCCCTCCTCGAATTAATGTCTCTGTTTCTGCTTGGCATTACAGCAGCTCGGACACTTTGTCTTCTCATGGAGCGAGAATTCCTTCTTTCTTGACTACTAGGACCAGATTCTGGACTGTTAAGCGCGAACACTCTTGATATTCTGCTGCTAGAGATGTTAGAATGAGCTGTAGCAGCTCTTACTGGACTTTTGCGTCGAGCTTCTCTACTATTCAAAGCTCCAGCTGCTTTTCTTGCTTCTATTTCTTTAGGAAACAGAAGTTGAATTGTATTCCAAAGTACTGTGTTTACAGTGCAAGATCTTCCATTGCTGCAAATATCAAGTTTAACAGGAATATATCATACTTGAAACAATTGAAACACCAACTGAAATCCTTTTTAAGCTCCTCTCATTacatttaaataaaatatcatCCTAAGTTGTACCTTATAAGCTGCCTGCACTTGGGACATTTCTTTCCACATTTATCAGCAGCAGATCTCAGACACTTCTTGCAAAAACTAGAGACATAAAATTAACAAGATAGTCAGTCAATTAATTCATGAATGAATGTAACTTGATGAGAATGTCATTTAGATTCTACCTGTGACCACAAGGAGTGGTACTAGGTTCAAAACATATCTCCAAACAAATCTGCAAAAATTCAAGGAAATTATttctaaaatgaaataaaaaatgcaataaaaaaaACACCCCTCTATCGATGAATGAAAAGACGCATCAAGGTTCAACAACGGATTGACTCTTACAGCGCAAGAAAGCTCTTCACGAAGTCGATCAATGCATGGAAATGCcgatgaagaagaggctgaaaCAGAACATCCTTGTTCTTGCAATCCTGCAGCTCCTTTCTTCTCTGCTTTCTGAATAGATTTTGATTCTATGTTCTTATCAGAAGATGAAGCAGAACATCTCGGTTCTTCTGATGCCTCAGCTCGTTTCTTGTCTAAATTCTCAATGGATTTTGATTCTGCCTCCTTTTTCTCGCTTTCTACAGAGAACACCAACATCAGGAAACTATCCAATAGTTATAACTCTAATTCAATCAGGGACTCATAATTTACCTTGTTTTGCAGTGTCATCCTCTTCATCCAGATTAAGAACAGTCACAGGTATGGACTCAGGGCTCCTCTTCTGAACCCTTCTTTTCCTGAAAAATATCACAAATTTTTAACATTTCCCAAtaccccatcaaagaaaagtgaCTAATAATATAATCAGACAAGGTTTGATCCAAATCTGGATCCGACATATGAGCAGTGATTGCACTATTTAGGCTCGGACTATATACATATAAATTACAACAACATTGCCTCAGTTCCAAACAAGTTGTGGTCGAGCAGTGGCGGAATTTTTATCAATgggattcaaaatataaaaaagtaaataCATGGACAAATCAAGGGCATTCAACATCTGCCGCATataataaaagataattttgGTCTTGTgtatatagtgtaattttttgGCGAATGGGATTGATCTTGCCGGTTCCGCCCCAGGAGGTTGGCTATGTAAATTCTCACTGACCATGTTTACTTTATTCAAATCAGCCAATACTATGcactatatacatatataaatttattttaaaaatttaaagataTGTCTAAGACATATAAATAGTGCAAAGTACCTTCTGGAATTTGTTGGGGGAGTCTTGAAATGCAGCAAATCGGAACGTTTCTTTTGTTTAGGAAGGCGATCGGGAGTGTCTTCAACAACAAGACTGGCAATAAGAAGAGCTTCTTCGTCCCAACCAGCCATAGCAGCCACTGATCTGAAATTTGGGCTGAACAAAGAATCAACTCTT
Proteins encoded in this region:
- the LOC107816971 gene encoding uncharacterized protein LOC107816971, translating into MVNEDSIKSPLNTKSNPTKQPEEPKNGERVDSLFSPNFRSVAAMAGWDEEALLIASLVVEDTPDRLPKQKKRSDLLHFKTPPTNSRRKRRVQKRSPESIPVTVLNLDEEDDTAKQESEKKEAESKSIENLDKKRAEASEEPRCSASSSDKNIESKSIQKAEKKGAAGLQEQGCSVSASSSSAFPCIDRLREELSCAICLEICFEPSTTPCGHSFCKKCLRSAADKCGKKCPKCRQLISNGRSCTVNTVLWNTIQLLFPKEIEARKAAGALNSREARRKSPVRAATAHSNISSSRISRVFALNSPESGPSSQERRNSRSMRRQSVRAAVMPSRNRDINSRRELPSQDEDAALALRMQREEFMESFRTRSSADEQYRSSLALARANLRAMASRAINIRVRGGRGT